In Panacibacter ginsenosidivorans, the following proteins share a genomic window:
- a CDS encoding sugar isomerase, which translates to MQIEKYKLEEHNHSLQKEHQRKFDFIAADIKDVNGLLQKLIDFQVAIPSWALGTGGTRFGRFPGGGEPRNLEEKIEDIGLLHALNRSSGAISLHIPWDIPENASHIKALAAQNGLKFDAMNSNTFQDQPDQELSYKYGSMQHVDKAVRKQAVDHNIEVVKYGLELGSESLTVWLSDGSCFPGQLNFRKAFQNTLESLQEVYAALPDHWKMFVEYKAFEPNFYSTTVGDWGQSLLYTSKLGKKAYTLVDLGHHLPNANIEQIVALLLMEGKLGGFHFNDSKYGDDDLTVGSIKPYQLFLIFNELVEGMDAKDMNHATDLGWMIDASHNVKDPLEDLLQSVEAIMITYAQALLVDRKRLAEAQNNNDVVTAQEILQQAFRTDVRALVAEARLRSGGVLNPLSVYRSEKVRESLIKQRGSKTVATGL; encoded by the coding sequence ATGCAAATAGAAAAATATAAACTCGAAGAACACAACCATTCGCTGCAGAAAGAGCACCAGCGCAAGTTTGATTTTATTGCCGCAGATATAAAAGATGTAAATGGTTTGCTGCAAAAGTTGATAGACTTCCAGGTGGCAATCCCAAGCTGGGCGCTGGGTACAGGCGGTACAAGGTTTGGCCGTTTTCCCGGTGGTGGCGAACCGCGTAACCTTGAAGAAAAAATTGAAGACATTGGTTTGCTACATGCATTGAACAGAAGTAGTGGAGCTATCTCTTTACACATTCCGTGGGATATTCCGGAAAATGCATCACACATTAAAGCACTCGCTGCACAAAACGGTTTAAAGTTCGATGCCATGAACTCCAACACTTTCCAGGATCAGCCTGATCAGGAATTGAGTTATAAGTATGGATCCATGCAGCATGTAGATAAAGCGGTGCGCAAACAAGCAGTTGATCACAATATTGAAGTAGTTAAATATGGCTTAGAGTTGGGTTCTGAATCATTAACCGTTTGGTTAAGTGATGGTTCATGCTTTCCCGGCCAGTTGAATTTTAGAAAAGCATTTCAGAATACATTGGAAAGTTTGCAGGAAGTATATGCAGCTCTGCCCGATCACTGGAAAATGTTTGTAGAGTACAAAGCATTTGAACCTAACTTTTATTCCACAACTGTTGGAGATTGGGGACAATCATTATTATATACAAGTAAGCTTGGCAAGAAAGCATACACATTAGTTGACCTTGGGCATCATTTGCCAAACGCAAATATTGAACAGATCGTTGCATTGTTGTTGATGGAAGGAAAGCTTGGTGGCTTTCATTTCAATGACAGTAAATATGGAGATGATGATCTTACTGTTGGCAGTATAAAACCATATCAACTATTTCTCATCTTCAATGAACTGGTTGAAGGCATGGATGCAAAAGATATGAACCATGCAACAGACCTTGGCTGGATGATTGATGCGAGTCACAATGTAAAAGATCCGCTTGAAGATTTATTACAATCCGTAGAGGCAATCATGATCACCTATGCCCAGGCATTGTTGGTTGACAGGAAAAGGTTAGCAGAGGCCCAGAATAATAATGATGTAGTAACTGCACAGGAAATTTTGCAGCAGGCATTTCGTACAGATGTTCGTGCACTTGTTGCAGAAGCAAGATTAAGAAGTGGCGGTGTGTTAAATCCACTGTCTGTATACAGAAGTGAAAAAGTAAGAGAAAGTCTAATTAAACAACGTGGATCGAAAACTGTTGCAACTGGTTTGTAG
- the rhaM gene encoding L-rhamnose mutarotase gives MQRVAFKMKLFKGCEDEYKKRHDALWPELQSLLKHEGIKDYSIFLDEETNILFGYLTIADKTKLDDLPNEPIMKKWWDYMKDIMETNDDNSPINIPLKEVYYLP, from the coding sequence ATGCAACGTGTAGCATTCAAAATGAAACTCTTTAAAGGTTGTGAAGACGAATACAAAAAGCGTCATGATGCCTTATGGCCGGAATTACAATCGTTGCTCAAACACGAAGGCATAAAAGATTATTCCATTTTCTTAGACGAAGAAACAAACATATTATTTGGTTACCTTACTATAGCAGATAAAACGAAACTTGATGATCTGCCCAATGAACCAATAATGAAAAAATGGTGGGATTATATGAAAGACATTATGGAGACCAATGATGACAATTCTCCAATAAATATTCCATTGAAAGAAGTATATTATTTACCATAA